TCTCAGAAATAGTTGCCTGGAGtcgttttctttcaaaaacaccaGTCTCAATGATGAATATGAAAGACTCATCTGCAAATATTCAAcaaacaaaacgaaaaaaaaaaagtctgcgtTTTGctttaaaggaaagaaaatcaTCTCAGTGGTGAATCGATGGAgctaaagaaaagagaaaatcaaCATCTGGGAAACACAGTCATTGTTACAGGATGTAAAATACTATTGCATTTTTTCTTACCTTGTTTCTTGATGTTAATATTGatgtaaatacaaatttatatttaaacattacagtgtctgtgttgtggGTTTTTGCAAGTTTGATCCGCAGTGACTCATCAATCTCCAGCGCTGCAGCAACAATCCATCCTGTCAGAAAGCCGGCAGAGGAGCCTTCTCATGCTTCAAACAGCGTTTCTCTGCAGTAATCAGGCCTTTTCAGGAGCCACCAGCTCGGGGCACGAGCAGAGGGAGTTCTCGACGAGTGTGATTTTGTATGGATTGGCACTGTCGACGTGTGGAGGGAATTCAGAGTGTGAAGGACGTCTGTGTTTCAAGTCCCGGGCTTCCTCTCAGACTGGCTGTTGTCAGTGACATTCACGTCCACGGTGCCGTCTGCAGCCTCGCTTtcatctgctgtttgtttcctgCAACCGGTCACCTCCCCCTCAGTGAGCTTTGGTCATTAATCATCCCACTTTCTTCGCTCCTCTTAATGATTCTGCCCCCTGTGAAAAGATCTCACACACCCCCCCTCAGGCTGTCCCATCCTCCcagccctgctgctgctgctgttactgTACCAAACCTGCAGCCCCCCATCAGCCTGTTCAAAGCTTTAAATAACTTTCTTTTCATTCTGGGAGCTGCAGGAAAAGTAACTGGACTTTTCTTTTAGCTTCTTGACGCCGTTTCACTTCTTGATTAACgtctcagtttttttctaatGAAGCTCTCTGGATTGTCCTTACCTAGATGACACACAAACTGCAGTCTAACTCTAAGGACTCCAGGTTGGTGTGTGCTGACTCGATCAACCTTTTAAAGTGCAATGCCCAGTTCAGGCACAAAGCAATGGTTAAGATTCCAGTCACTAAAACGGTATATTTCTGAGTTCTAGTAAGTTCTGCCTTAAAACTGCTTTGGTCTACTGGTAAACTACTTTAGACTAAAATGTCGCAGGAACTACTGGGTGGATTTCCATGAAATTGTGTGCAGATTTGTGCAGAGCATGACATCAGATGACTTTGGTCCCTTAACTTTACTTCTAGTCCAACCATGAGgttgatatttttgtcttttagttaAATGTCTGACTAGAAACAAGTACAGGACAgacacacagtttaaaaaaaaaaagtctggctgaaaaaaaatacataaaaatagtGGAATCCTGTagcattaaaaaatgtgaaatggtCAGTTACtcgaaatatctgtatttttatatttttgccaGATTTAGAtagaatataatttattttacattcacacattgtgaaagaacaaattactgcttttaaaaatacagatttttgacattatttacagttttggctgtttttaaaagacaacagAATACTGTTTCCCGTAATTTTACTAGActtcatctgtaatttaacaattggaggaaaaatctgtgaaataaagttttctttttaaaaaatatttaccatgTTTCAATCCTATAATATACATAACTGTTCTTTCAAATGataacaaatatctgtaaaccAACAATAATGTGTGCTGactaaaaactgtttaaaaggatcattttatggtcaaaatACAGGTTTGTAATGTGAGCATTCATacctttttttgtaattttgttgctGTGATTAAACAAACAGGTAGCAGTAACTGTAAGTTGctttaaaaatcagtcaaaacctttgtttttcttccagtgTATTCATGAAATGTACTTTAGACAGAAATGTCCCCTTCGGCATGAAATGTAAGTCTTTGTTCAGCTTCACAGATCTGCCAGCATATCTGTAGACTGCTACTTTTCTTCAAATTATACCAGTTAAAGTAGCTGCAGTTGGCCCACACTGCCTGTGTGTTCTCAGTCAAGCAAAGCCTGTTTTTTCATCAATAAAAGCCTTcaaattatttagttttatgattCAACATACAGTAGCTCCACCCAGAAGCATCCAGCAGCCCCTCTGTGGCTGCTCTGCTCCtaaaacacaaagtaaaaataatgcTTTCATAAAATCATGAATTAAAAATGAGGCATCTGGTGCTGGAGTTGTGTAATTTCTTTCTCAATACGCCAGGTTCTCACGTGTTTTCTGTTGGCTGGACATCAGCTGATTCTTCCAACCGCTTACAAAACCCCATCCTTATTGAATCCCACTGTTCGCCAGCCTCTACAGAGACATTTGGTCTTCCCTCCTCTCCGCTGCACAAGATATCAAATTATTCAACTGTTCCGTTTCATTATGTCAGCGGCCATGTGGGGGTTTCCTGCGTGTGCGCGCAGCAGCTTTGGGGTGGAGCAGGAGGCGGGATGCGCAGATGGGAAAAGACGCACCGCTCGTCTATTGGACCAGACGCAGAGTGGGCGCACGTTAGCGCCTACCCAGGCTCGAAGACTgtgcgtttttttttctctctctctctctctcttctcccgGACAGGAGACAAGAGGGTCCGAGACACCTGTCAGGAGGACTACTCATCCAGAAGCTGCATGTGAGGCGACCGGAGGCTGCGTGTTTGGCCATGGACGCGCTCTTATCGTTATTATAAGCTGTCCACGGAGCGTAAAGTTAatcctcctttttcttcctttgtgttacattctctttcttttatttttatttttaaatatcctCCAAGCCGCATGAGTTCGCCGCTGTTTTTAGGTCAGCTGGTCGGGGTTCCGTTAGAAATCATGCACCCCACCATGGAGAAAGACACAACTTACACCAAGATCTTTGTCGGAGGCCTGCCTTACCACACCAACGACGCTTCACTTCGGAAATATTTCGAGACTTTCGGGGACATCGACGAGGCGGTGGTGATCACGGACAAACAGACGGGAAAATCCCGAGGATACGGCTTTGTGAGTTAATCTAAGTTCATCTGTGTCAATGTAGAATACACGAGAAGCATGTAGAGTTGGTTTTATCACTTTATTTGGGAGCTCCAAACACACTGTTGCAGGCAGTGTTGACTTTACGCAGCTGAGTCTATatggttaatttttttatttcacaacCTCCTGCAGGATTTCCCCCCTCTTCTTGGCCTTGGAGGCTGCACTGAATGCCACTTTGTTCAGGCAGCAGCCATGTGCAGAGTGTCTGGTGGTGGCAGTCACATGCTTGAAGCATGAGCAGCAGGTTATTTCTTACAAGTGTGTCATCAATTATCTCCACTCTCCCTAAAATACTGATGCAAGCAGACACGGGATGAGACGCACACTGTGCAGCTGTGCGTGCAGCCTTCACAGAGACACACTTGAGTTGGTgatgagctgctgcagctgtggacagatgtttctctctgctgtgtttctgcaaaaacagagaaaacagagcagaggaggaggaggaggaggtggtggtggtggtggtggggggggtcTTTGGTCTCTGAGGTGTGACATGTCAGTTGGCTCAGTGAGATAAGGCTGCAGTTTCTCTCTGACTTCCTCCCTCGCAGCCCTTCCCCCTTCCTCTGCCAGGAGAGCTTCACTTGTTTGTTTGACTGCGAGTTTGTGTATGTGAAGGAGACGGAGAGATAAGAAAAGAGCGATTAATGTGTATTGGACTTTAAGTTGTCTGCTGCATGTCTGATCAGCTGAGGCGAGGAGCAGTGTGTatgtgggtgtatgtgtgtgtgttgaggctCTCTCCACTTTGGGACAGTGTGCTCATTTCATCCCTGACTTCCCTTTGCAGACTTAATTCTCTGCAAACCATCCGCTGCCTCTGTTTGCATAAGAGTCCAGAGTCTGATGCTGTGAAACGAAAGCAAGCGAGGCTGCTTTTATACTTTCActgatccatttttttttttttttttggtggtgcagctgtggtttaCCGTGTACATTAAGTGCAGCTGCactatgtgtgtgtctgaaccTTCATCACCTCTTACAGTTTCTATCTGCCCACTCCTCAAATCGCTCCCTCAAGGTAGACTCCAGCTTTTTTCATCCTTGGCAGCCCAGCGTGAACCAAACAGATCTGCCTCCCACATATCAGCCCACACCAGACCcaacacacagctttaaaacacACTGACTGCTCCTTTCATGCAGTGGAGTCAGCTTCCTCTCTTgcattttaccaaaaaaaaaagattgagcCGCTGGAGGAGAGTTGAGGACAGCTGTTCCCTCAGGGTCATGACTCTGTGTGTCCGTTGCTCATGTTGGAATGCAGAGAGAGAAGCTTTGACGTGATGCAGTTCTGTAGCTTTATGGGTTTTTGTTACCGGTGATATTAATCAGTCATGTTGTGATCCTGTCAACAGGTGACCATGGTGGATAGAGGGGCGGCAGAGCGAGCGTGCAAAGATGCAAACCCCATCATCGACGGCAGGAAGGCCAACGTGAACCTGGCCTATCTGGGAGCGAAGCCTCGCAGCTCACAGACCAGTAAGTACCTGTACAAGAATCACAGGTGACATTATGCGTTTACCTCCTGCAAATCTTAGTACTTCTaccattattttatatttattcgACTGTCAGCAAATCTCATGAAAAATTCAGAAGCACATTAGCCCACCTGCCAGTACTTTACAGCTTCCTTGGCCTGTTCGCAGCACTCAGTCCCATCGAGCCCACTGGTTCCTGCTGGAGgcataaacctttaaaaattgggtcacaaataaaagaaagtttCACTTTTTGAAGAATGCCAAACGATTCCCTGCTCGACACTACTGCTTTCAGCAAATGTTACTGAATCACAAACTAGCAGTGCGTTTGCTGGTTGTAgataaataaatttgaaaatgcctTTTAATTATAGAGCACCTTATCAAACTACTCAGAAATGCAGTGGTGGTACAAGAAATCTCAGAATGTCAATCCTCTGAACTAGCAGCAGTGCTCCtggtgttgtttttgctgctgtcaaatTTTTAGACACTGTGGACCCATTTTTTTCAGCAATATAAACTTTTtcacctctatagaaacagcacTACAACTGcgagaagtagagagaactaaAAAGTATGATACAGTTATATTGTCATAAATCCtcaaaaaggcaaaataaaagttgttgttttttttaattatttattttactgaaaaaaaatggaatctaCAGGTACAACATTTCCCAAGTGCCTTCACGTGTTACCTATGctggaaaaaatggtgactctacatactattgatattttattccttacatttttaatttgtttctgtaAATGCCTCCTATTTATTCTGTACAAACACATCTGCAGTGCAGCTGAagtctatgattttttttaaccacatccatccatccatcatctgttgTCAACCGCTTATCCGGGGTCAGGTTGTTGAGGTAGCAAAAGAAGCAGGCATCCCTCCCCCTAGCagcactttccagctcttcttgggggatcccgaggcgttctcAGACCAGATGAGATAaataatccctccagtgagttctgggtctgaCCCGGTGTCTCCTCCCAGACAGACGtgttcggaaaacctccaaaggaagtcttcCAGGAGGCATCCAagtcagatggccaaaccacctcaccTGCTCCGTCCAACACAAAGGAGCAGTGGCTCTACTCAGAGCTCCCTCTGCATATATGAGCTTCCCGCCGTATCTCTAAGGGTGAGCCCAGCTACCCtgtggaggaagctcatttcagcctcTTATATCcacgatcttgttctttcggtcactacccagagctcatgaccataggtgaggttTGGAACGTAGATGGGCTGGTAAATTAAGATCTTCGAGTTgcagctcagctccctcttcaccacaacgGTTCAATACAACACCCGCATTACTGCTGCCGCCGCACCCATGCGCTTGTCCATCtcacgctccattttcccatcacttgtgaacaagatccAAATATAtttgaactccttcgcttggggaagcatcTCCCCCtgacccagagggagcaatccatcCGTTTCTGgtagagaaccatggcctcggccTTTGAGGTGCTGATCCACATCCTCGCTGTTCTAGTGCGTGCTGAAGGTCACAATCTGAGGAAGCCAGCAGagccacatcatctgcaaaaagcagggATTCGATCCTGAGGTTCTCAAACTGGACACCTTCTTTACCCCGGCTGcaccttgagatcctgtccatgaaaaccatgAACAGGATCAGCGataaggggcagccctggcagAGTCCAAAACCCGCTGGAAACTTGTCTGACTttgtgccgagtatgcggacacagctctcactttggttgtacagagGCCGGATGGCTCATATCATATCAAAGTCAAACGCACCGCAACAAATATTTAAGGAGGTAAAGCTTAGTTTGTACAGCACTTTTGAAATCACAGTTACAGATTCTTTAAAGTGcttcacacacatgcaaaaataaattagaaaatgaCATGGTACAGACagaggaacaaaaacacaagacaggGAGAGACGTCTAAATAGGTTTAactataaatgtaaacattttttaaacagtcCAAAGATTCAGCACATGTGAGGATTCCAGAGGTTTAGGGTTAAAACAACAATGGCACCATCACCTCTTGTTCTGCAGCTGGAGTGAGAGACAGATAAAAGGCTGAGATTTTAGGATCGTAGTGGTTGAGAATGGGAATGAGGAGAGaggaaatcagaaaaataactgCAGCCGAGGCCGTGCAGGGTCAAATGTGTAATCATTGTTGAAAATTTTGTCAAAGCCAATGGAGGGATGCAAGAACAGGAGTAATGTGGGACTGATGGTTCTAGTTAATAGCCCGACAGCTGCAGTTTAACTGTAGTCGATTTAGAGCAGCTGGACTGAGGCGCATGAAGAGTGAATTACTGTCAtttaaatgagagaaaataaaagaattaaataaaaatctgatattCATTAGAAGGCATCTGATTTTAATGGTAAAAAGAGGAATGAGACAAAACTCAGCAGTCCATCTGCGTTTATGGGATGAAGGACACTCTTTTCAGGACAGCAGAGGTttggacagacaggaaagaaggTTTAAAGGAGAGTGAAGGAAGCCATCTATGTTTGACCTGAACAGCCATATATAAATTAATGGGATATACgacaccacttatcaggtacttcCAGTGCAGTCTTGAGGTTCCTCTCCACAAAGTTTCACCTCCATTTACACCTTGAGTCCTCCCTGATCTGGCAGTTCCAGTACTATTAACACCAGTCCAGACAGAGATTATCCATATGATTTTGGGGTGATGATATATATAATTATGATTATCTGGATTTCCCATCGACTGGTTAAAGCTGAAGCAGGcctcttcaagaaccaaaaagagaaatTCATTTACTTTATACTGACACTCTTAATATGATGGTCAAAAGTGATATGATAATCAAAGATTAAAGATGGTTGTTGTTTGATGTTTAATATTTGAGTGAAATGGAGCAACAGACTGATTGTTATTGTGGCAGATCAGGTCCAATGTAAagaatttctgttttatttgggTTTAATTGAGAAAACGAACATTGTATCTTTGGTTGCTGTTACTGGTCAGTTGAGTCAAGTTATTGGATATAGCAGAGAGTTTAGGTGGTCTGTCCACCAACgctttcctttattttttcaaagctttttttttcatcctgtacccagtctgtttttttttattgttaaacaTGCCAGCAGTGCAACAAGGCATTGAGTGTCTATTTCACAgcatttgctgcatgtttttttgctAGCTCagagttgaaaaatgttcagCGTTGGGTAAAATGTTGTACTCATTAATATCCCTCCTTACTCACTCATCCAATCACAGTGAAGGTTAGATAAATATCACATCGACCAACCATCACATTCTAATTTAAACAACAATGTAGTGGAAGTTACTAATGCTGATTTCTGAGTGTCCATGTCTGTCCATGAAATCACTGGACTACCACAATATTAATGTGGAAAGTAATGTTTGGAGGAACATTATCTTCGCTGTGGGTCCACCAGGTAGTCAGCCGAGTCAGCCAGCTGATACTGGCAACACATTACTTCCACAGACTTTCTGTATCTTAGCAACCAAAGCATCTCAGGATGGTGTGTACGTGGTACAGAGGATTTTTGCTTCACAAAGGTTCATATTAAATATCACAGCATCTTAAAAGCGCAGGAAAACGCCAGAAATATTCCCTGCTTGCAACATCACTGAATGTGTTTACATTTGCATGAGTGTCCTGGTTGTGATCAAGTGTCCCAGTTATTTGTGGGTGGATGTGGATGTGCAGGTTTCAGCCCTTTCTTTTCTGTGTCATGCTTATGTTCCTATACAAGTGAAGCTGAATGCAGGAGGGGGTTAAAtagctaaaatgtaaaaaacctACATGTGGACATTCAGAAGTCTGTAGGCTGTTAAAATCATGCATACAGAGATATAAATAATCTTGCAGCTTGTAAACACCACATCCTGACTGTGATCAAAACCAGGATAAGACTGAATGAGCTCATGACAAATTGAGTGATCTCACCGTAACGAAAGAATAAAAGCAGCTAAATGCTCAAAGTTAATGGATCTCAGGCAGGTTTCAAGtctctgcatgtttgtttttatgtttcactgAAATGGATGGCTGTCTGGATGATAGGAAATCAATCTCAAAGCCGATAAATGTATGTACAAATTTGTGGTGAGTTGGATAAATCATGGAAAACCACTGGTATGCTTGTCACCCAGCCGGCTGTCTCTGCTCATTCCCACCATATATTTGTTCTTTGTTTACTTGCATTTATGCACAGCTTTCCTGCCGCTGGGCTTTTTCAGAGTTAACCACCACCGCACATGCTTCATGCTTCCCCTCCGACGTCTGGGTGCACACCAGACCTTGACAGCAGCTCTCCCTCACTGGTTCATTTTAAGCTCGCTGGCTGCAATACAGTGGAGTGTAGGTGTGATTGACAAACAGCGGTGCCAACAACAACTGACTGTGTGTCCTTATTCCTGGGCCAGCACTGCGACGCAACTCCCCAAGCATGCAGCTGATGGGAGATGGCAGCGCTTGGTATTTTGTTATTGTGTGCAAGAGAATAGGAGAGGGAGAGAATGCGAAGAGCAAGTGGGGATGGGACTGTTAAGAGCAAGAAATAACAGCGAGCCTGTCTCCTCTTTGTCCTGGTGCAGCAAGAAAATGTATTTAGATATACGAGTTTGAACAAAAGAAGAATAATGAAGTCATGGCAGTGCATAGTGAAAAGCGAAATACGAAAGGAATGAATAGCTGGAGGAATGTAGAAGTGAAGTCAGATGAggggcagagaggaggaggataaGTTTCTCCTTTCTTACTCAGCCTCAGCTGATTCCTGGTGAAATGTGGAGGCAGCGAGGTCACAGATGTTTGTGAGCAAAGAGTGCATCAttatttgtgtgagtgtgtgccgAGGGAACAACAGTCAGTCTGTGATACTCTCGTATACATGCTAACATCTGAGCGAAACAAACAGAGCCGGAGAGGGAGAGAATCGGCTCTGTCCTTGTCTGAACGTCTCCCCTGTTGTGTGTGCTGCCGATAGCTAAAATATCCCTTCTTACCGCTGCCTCTCTCCCTTTGTCTTTGCTTACAGGTCTTTCTGTTGGAGTTCAGCAAGTCCATCCTACATGGGCTCAGAGGCAATATGGGTAAGACAAAGAAGAATCAATACCACTATTTccacctctctccctctgtctctcttacCTGCCTCCTCCTCAACACAATACATTTCACTCCCCCGTCCTTGACATTTGTGAGCACTCATTCCTGTTTTACACTTGGGCTCCGGTAGTTACTGCCACTCTGCCaatgtgaaagaaagaaaaggccaTCACAGcacaaatgatgtttgtttaAGCACCTCAAGTATGTCTCCAGCCCTGCGTCTCTAACCGTATCTGTACACTGGATTCTGATGCGTCTTCTGTCATCTGCTCTCTCTGGTCCATTAAACACATGAGAAGCTCAATTCTGAATTTCACTCACGCATGAGTTGGGCTCCGCTGAGGCAATAAGCCAATTAGGCAAACTTCCCTCCATCCCGTCTCCCTTTCCCATCACACACGCGTTTGTGCACACAGAGATTGTTGCATCAACATCATGCTTCTTATGAGTCAACATACAGTTGTGTAATATGAAGAGACGCTGTTAACACGACGGCAGCTAACCCTTTAATATCTCTGGGTGAATTAGCACAGTGGTTTCAAGAGGTCACAGGATGCTcgctgaaaaacaaaagtgcacAGTAACGCTAACATACTTGCACTGACAATGCTATGATGTTTACCATGTTCAGCATCAAGTGGAGCTCATGCTTGCCCTCGTTGgcactttgaaaaatgtgtcGTCACTGCTGGCACATGGTGTGTTTTGGTATCGCAGATTTCATAACCTGTGCCAAAACCGTCAGATGGCACAGAACTCATGGAGATGGTTGCACAATCTGGGAAAGATGAGATGTTTCTGCAAGGGCTGAGTGACATCACTGAAGTCTATCAcgataaaatgtttaatttcgtCAATCTACTGGATCATTTTTGTCCGTGTCTCACATATGATAGACAGATATTTTATAGCCCAGGTCCATGATCTCTATAATATCTCATCTAGTGGTATAGATTGTATTTTTGTCTGCAGGGACAGGAATCAATTGGAAGAGGAAGCGCACCATATTGACATCACAGTTTATGTGCATAATGATTAGAGCATCAAGTCGGTTTTAGTGTAATGTTTTCAGAGCTCAAAGATATCAGTAGTTTTGCAGGAAACAGTGTTGCACACATTCTAGTTCATCAGCGGTATATCCGGAAGGGAACAAGATTATTtgtaccaaatttcatggcGTTCTGGCCAATAACTGGCAAGACATTtcactcaaaacaacaaatagcaGCGTCATGATGGTGCACGAAGACATATCAGAGGAATCTTAATCCATCCAGATGTTGAGTTGAATTACTGGTgggtgaaacaaaaaaatcagggCATCACCAAAGTTAGTGGAATCTTTCCTTTCGGTATTCTTAATGTCTGCTCAAAATTTCTTGGTAATCCAATTTATTTATTGCCAAGATACTAGTACAGCAAGCAAATAACATTTCCATCACCACGCTGTTAGCAAGGAGCATTCTGCaacatgaaattatttttattattctatGCTGTGATTCTTTTGGTGAAATATTGTATAGTGGCACCAAGGATTGCTAATTCTGAACATTATTCTTAGTTGTAGTTGGTACCAATTGACTACAATAGACATTATTTCACATATGGGTATGAGCCCTTCAAATAGCTtatgattagcttagcttagcttagcttagtgcTAATGCTTGAATCCAGGCCAGCACCCTTTAACTGTTACAGACGTCTTGGTGCCCCTTCACTatagagaaaaaacaacagtgcTCTCTTCTTATCTAcagtacattttctgacatacatGTGTAGATTAACtgttaatgattaacatccctTCAGCGATCCATAGCAGCGATCCCTTGATGTAACTGCTCACAATCTTGGATTATTCATATATTGCAAAATACATAATATCACAATACATATCAAAGAGTTTTGCCCATGTGACCCTAT
The window above is part of the Acanthochromis polyacanthus isolate Apoly-LR-REF ecotype Palm Island chromosome 6, KAUST_Apoly_ChrSc, whole genome shotgun sequence genome. Proteins encoded here:
- the rbm38 gene encoding LOW QUALITY PROTEIN: RNA-binding protein 38 (The sequence of the model RefSeq protein was modified relative to this genomic sequence to represent the inferred CDS: inserted 1 base in 1 codon), whose protein sequence is MSSPLFLGQLVGVPLEIMHPTMEKDTTYTKIFVGGLPYHTNDASLRKYFETFGDIDEAVVITDKQTGKSRGYGFVTMVDRGAAERACKDANPIIDGRKANVNLAYLGAKPRSSQTSLSVGVQQVHPTWAQRQYGLAQQYVYPQAFLQPSLLLQSHLSPTAAALTSPYLDYSSAYGPYAPTGLEQYPYTPSPSPSAGYLSYSFSPGTPAPALTAXPDPPAAIHPPLAALTTVSAPQAFLHYPLHQPDRMQ